A DNA window from Novipirellula aureliae contains the following coding sequences:
- a CDS encoding cysteine desulfurase family protein, giving the protein MIYLDYNRTTPLAPSVLEAMQPFWMTHFMLPGQEHAQAQAVGESLEQARESVATMVGCESFEIVFTDGGTEANNLAVFGQLASPQQKGVGLGHVLISSLEHDSVIAAARQAESMGYEIETFPCEVDGVVDPERVKSMLRDNTRLVCLQLANPVLGTLQPVREVADICHNRGVRVHCDASQVFGKLPVEVTRLRVDTMSVSGHKFYGPKGSGAIYVRRGLRLSPIRFGEPREMGLRAGAENVPGCIGLGAAANLASRCSSEVADNFYEQTALFLNGLNSSLRKECVLLAEDSVRIANTLAIEMPCEASRIQKAARQLVFATAQSIEPADEMTRSLQAIGCSEAQIRRTIRISLGWTTSRDEVQRAASLLAEACDGILP; this is encoded by the coding sequence TTGATCTACCTCGACTATAACCGCACGACGCCGCTTGCTCCTTCGGTCCTTGAAGCGATGCAGCCTTTTTGGATGACCCATTTCATGCTGCCAGGCCAAGAGCATGCTCAAGCACAAGCGGTGGGTGAGTCGCTCGAGCAGGCTCGCGAGTCGGTTGCAACCATGGTTGGTTGTGAATCGTTCGAAATCGTATTTACGGATGGGGGGACCGAGGCGAATAACCTGGCGGTCTTCGGCCAACTGGCATCCCCCCAGCAAAAAGGGGTTGGGCTAGGGCATGTTCTGATCAGTAGCCTCGAGCACGATTCGGTCATCGCCGCGGCTCGCCAAGCCGAATCGATGGGTTACGAGATCGAAACGTTTCCCTGTGAGGTCGATGGTGTCGTCGATCCGGAGCGTGTCAAGTCGATGTTGCGTGACAACACCCGCTTGGTATGCCTGCAATTGGCCAATCCTGTTCTGGGGACGCTCCAACCGGTACGGGAGGTCGCGGACATCTGCCACAATCGTGGGGTGCGTGTTCACTGCGACGCGAGCCAGGTGTTTGGGAAACTTCCCGTCGAGGTGACGCGTCTGCGGGTCGATACGATGTCGGTGAGCGGGCACAAGTTCTATGGCCCCAAAGGCAGTGGAGCGATCTACGTCCGCCGCGGCCTGCGACTGTCCCCGATACGCTTCGGGGAACCGCGTGAAATGGGACTGCGTGCGGGAGCCGAGAACGTTCCCGGGTGCATCGGTTTGGGAGCTGCCGCCAACTTGGCAAGTCGCTGTTCGAGCGAGGTCGCCGACAACTTTTATGAGCAGACCGCTCTCTTTCTCAATGGGCTAAATTCGTCCCTAAGGAAAGAGTGCGTTTTGCTTGCCGAAGACTCGGTGAGGATCGCCAACACACTCGCGATTGAGATGCCGTGTGAAGCATCGCGAATCCAAAAAGCGGCTCGCCAACTTGTCTTCGCCACCGCTCAATCGATCGAGCCGGCTGACGAGATGACTCGGTCGTTACAAGCGATCGGATGTAGCGAGGCGCAGATCCGCCGAACCATCCGTATCTCACTCGGCTGGACCACCAGTCGAGACGAGGTCCAGCGGGCAGCCAGCTTGTTAGCCGAAGCTTGCGACGGCATCTTGCCCTGA
- a CDS encoding DUF1559 family PulG-like putative transporter: protein MKRQNIGFTLVELLVVITIIGILMGLLLPAINAARETARRNQCNTQLKNLAVAAIQYENTKKELPGYIQSFGNYAGGTGALDPADPDNSLVPAHTKLGTWVVALLPWLDAQPTYERWTEDRYPLLENGTTPNGGDNGYHQLSTPNLAIMQCGSNPVSVGAFAKNSYIANNGMVGALAAPVSGPGTGVSFLDSQKRANGAFNNKFPRTDRPAGPAVRLDDFKDGFGNTLLFSENVQALPWNRVGFSESATLQDPTATAALNTLANAPYGQGMVWHYEDIDPAASISWNHEGYVPGDINDFPLHRINGGDGTNDRFTLTMSAANAADLARPSSAHVDGVNVSMADGGSRFIADSIDYRVYQALLTPRGKSSDVPWPEYVLQGEEL, encoded by the coding sequence ATGAAGCGTCAAAATATCGGTTTTACTCTCGTCGAGCTATTGGTGGTCATTACCATCATTGGCATCTTGATGGGGCTATTGCTGCCTGCGATTAATGCGGCGCGAGAAACCGCGCGTCGAAACCAATGCAATACCCAGCTAAAAAACTTGGCTGTGGCAGCCATCCAGTACGAAAACACGAAAAAGGAATTGCCTGGGTACATCCAAAGTTTTGGGAACTACGCAGGCGGAACTGGGGCGTTGGACCCTGCGGATCCAGACAATTCGCTCGTGCCAGCTCACACAAAGCTAGGCACTTGGGTCGTTGCACTGTTGCCATGGCTTGATGCCCAGCCGACCTACGAACGCTGGACCGAAGATCGGTATCCACTCCTTGAAAACGGCACAACCCCAAATGGCGGAGACAATGGATATCATCAACTGTCCACGCCGAACTTGGCAATTATGCAATGTGGTAGTAACCCCGTTTCGGTAGGTGCGTTCGCTAAGAACAGCTATATCGCAAACAATGGTATGGTCGGTGCGTTGGCCGCCCCGGTTTCCGGTCCCGGTACCGGCGTTTCGTTTTTGGATTCTCAAAAACGGGCGAATGGAGCTTTCAATAATAAGTTCCCCCGGACCGATCGTCCGGCGGGACCTGCGGTTCGTCTTGACGACTTCAAGGATGGATTTGGCAATACCTTGTTGTTCTCAGAAAACGTTCAAGCGCTTCCCTGGAATCGCGTCGGATTCAGTGAGTCGGCAACGCTTCAAGATCCGACTGCAACAGCTGCCTTGAACACCCTTGCTAATGCTCCATACGGTCAAGGTATGGTTTGGCACTACGAAGACATTGACCCTGCCGCCAGTATCTCCTGGAATCACGAGGGCTATGTGCCAGGCGATATCAATGATTTTCCCCTGCACCGGATCAATGGTGGAGACGGCACGAATGATCGGTTCACTCTTACGATGAGTGCAGCAAACGCTGCCGACTTGGCTCGTCCGTCCTCGGCACACGTTGATGGCGTGAACGTTTCGATGGCGGATGGAGGATCGCGGTTTATCGCGGATTCGATCGATTACCGAGTTTACCAAGCGCTTTTGACACCTCGCGGTAAGAGCAGCGATGTGCCTTGGCCAGAGTATGTTTTGCAAGGCGAAGAGCTCTAA
- the tnpA gene encoding IS200/IS605 family transposase, translated as MASHQQLLYHIVFSTKERRLLLQDNLFRDHVWTYMAGVCTNLEGHALRIGGYFDHAHLLVRIPAKIAVADFVGRLKANTSKHINESRDAILKFRWQDGYGAFTVSPSKAADVIGYIDRQLEHHRKRTYKEEFLKMLQDHEVEFDPQYLWE; from the coding sequence ATGGCTTCACATCAACAGCTTCTCTATCACATCGTCTTCAGCACGAAAGAACGCCGGCTGCTGTTGCAAGACAATCTTTTTCGTGATCATGTATGGACCTACATGGCAGGCGTCTGTACGAACTTGGAGGGACACGCTTTGCGGATCGGTGGTTACTTCGATCATGCACATTTATTGGTACGTATCCCAGCCAAAATTGCCGTTGCCGATTTTGTCGGTAGGCTGAAAGCCAACACCAGTAAACATATCAACGAAAGTCGCGATGCGATTTTGAAGTTTCGTTGGCAGGACGGGTATGGTGCGTTCACGGTAAGTCCCTCAAAGGCCGCTGATGTCATCGGTTACATTGATCGCCAATTGGAGCATCATCGAAAGCGGACCTACAAAGAGGAGTTTCTCAAGATGTTGCAGGATCATGAAGTCGAGTTTGATCCGCAGTATCTTTGGGAGTAG
- the topA gene encoding type I DNA topoisomerase: MAKSTSKSLVIVESPAKARTISKYLGKDYQVEASIGHIRDLPGGAKEVPEKYKKEPWAYLGVNTDNDFEPIYIVPADKKKQVNKLKEALKGADQLYLATDEDREGEAISWHLQEILKPKVPVHRLVFHEITKEAIEHAIQTPRQIDAGLVDAQETRRILDRLYGYDVSQLLWKKVGRGLSAGRVQSVAVRLIVERERERIAFHDATYWDLEAAFATVRGESFTATLTSVEGRKIPSGKDFDSTNGKLKNPDLLQMDQTAASELAERLRGADFKVTNVEVKPFTERPKAPFTTSTLQQEANRKLGFTARRAMQAAQRLYENGYITYMRTDSTTLSNEAIGAARELVKSEYGDSFLHPTVRVYAGKVKNAQEAHEAIRPAGTPFKVPQAVRGELDSDQYRLFELIWKRTVACQMADAKKQRIAVTIEGGGAVFTASGTSILFEGFLRAYVEGSDDPEAELANKERLLPAMNENDSLKVDQLDPKSHTTQPPARYSEAALTRTLEEKGIGRPSTFASIIDTIQKRDYVYKKGTALVPSWTAFSVIRLLETHFGPLVDYEFTAQMEDFLDTISRKEAERLEYLQRFYFGDGSDAKLEHVAGSPIGLKPRLESKVEEIDPRTTAKFSLGTPTEGEHREEVFVRVGKYGPFIEQGERRGSIPDGLAPDEMNMEKALELIEQSQVEDEPIGIHPETQKPIYVKVGRFGPYIQLGENDDEEKRNQSLLQGMEVADLTLEMACKLLELPRTLGVNPENNEPVQAFDGRYGPYVKCEKETRSLPAGVSPLEVTFDEAIALLKQPKTRGRRGAPKEPLRMFEKPSPITEQEVKILDGRFGPYVTDGETNASLRKGMEPKEMTFEAALDLLAERAAKGPTKKKKKKKAAKKKTAKKATKKKAAKKKTTKKKGVVKKGTVKKG, encoded by the coding sequence ATGGCTAAAAGCACGAGCAAGAGCTTGGTGATTGTCGAATCACCCGCAAAAGCACGCACTATCTCGAAGTATCTGGGCAAAGACTACCAAGTCGAAGCGAGTATCGGCCACATCCGTGATTTGCCGGGAGGCGCCAAAGAGGTCCCCGAAAAATACAAAAAAGAACCGTGGGCCTACCTGGGCGTCAACACGGATAACGACTTCGAGCCTATTTATATCGTGCCAGCCGATAAGAAAAAACAGGTCAACAAATTAAAAGAAGCCCTCAAGGGTGCCGACCAACTCTATCTGGCGACCGATGAAGACCGCGAAGGAGAAGCGATCAGTTGGCATTTGCAGGAGATTCTTAAGCCCAAAGTGCCAGTCCATCGGCTCGTTTTTCACGAAATCACCAAGGAAGCGATCGAGCACGCGATCCAAACCCCTCGCCAAATCGACGCGGGGCTCGTCGACGCCCAAGAAACACGGCGGATTTTGGACCGGCTCTACGGATACGACGTCTCCCAATTGCTTTGGAAAAAAGTCGGTCGTGGGCTAAGTGCCGGACGAGTTCAAAGCGTTGCGGTTCGCTTGATCGTTGAACGTGAACGCGAGCGGATCGCGTTCCACGATGCCACATACTGGGACTTGGAAGCCGCGTTCGCAACCGTCCGTGGCGAATCGTTCACCGCCACTCTGACCTCGGTCGAAGGCCGAAAAATCCCCTCGGGCAAAGATTTCGATTCGACCAATGGGAAATTAAAAAATCCAGATTTGCTGCAAATGGATCAGACGGCCGCGAGCGAGCTGGCCGAACGCCTTCGTGGAGCCGATTTCAAAGTCACAAACGTCGAAGTCAAACCGTTTACCGAACGACCCAAAGCACCGTTTACGACCAGTACGCTGCAGCAAGAAGCGAACCGAAAACTCGGCTTCACCGCGCGCCGTGCGATGCAGGCAGCCCAGCGACTCTACGAGAACGGTTACATCACTTACATGCGTACCGACTCGACCACGCTCAGTAACGAGGCGATCGGTGCGGCACGTGAATTGGTCAAGAGCGAGTATGGTGACTCGTTCTTGCACCCGACCGTCCGCGTGTACGCTGGAAAAGTCAAAAACGCTCAGGAGGCTCACGAGGCGATCCGGCCGGCTGGAACCCCTTTCAAAGTCCCGCAAGCGGTTCGCGGGGAACTCGATAGCGACCAATACCGCTTGTTCGAACTGATCTGGAAACGAACCGTCGCTTGCCAAATGGCAGACGCCAAGAAACAACGAATTGCGGTTACCATCGAAGGTGGCGGAGCGGTGTTTACAGCATCGGGAACCAGTATTCTGTTCGAAGGCTTCTTGCGTGCCTATGTCGAGGGCAGCGATGATCCCGAAGCCGAATTGGCGAACAAAGAACGATTGCTTCCGGCGATGAACGAGAACGATTCGCTAAAGGTCGACCAGCTTGATCCCAAGAGTCATACGACACAGCCACCCGCACGCTATAGCGAGGCGGCGCTCACCCGGACTCTTGAAGAAAAAGGGATCGGACGCCCCAGTACATTTGCCTCGATTATTGACACGATCCAAAAGCGGGACTACGTCTACAAAAAAGGAACGGCGCTGGTCCCGAGCTGGACCGCTTTTAGCGTTATTCGTCTACTGGAAACGCACTTTGGACCGCTCGTCGATTACGAGTTCACTGCCCAAATGGAAGACTTCCTCGATACGATTAGCCGCAAAGAAGCGGAGCGACTCGAATACCTGCAACGCTTCTATTTCGGTGACGGTAGCGACGCTAAGCTCGAACATGTGGCCGGCAGCCCGATCGGCTTGAAACCACGCCTCGAAAGCAAGGTCGAAGAGATTGATCCACGGACGACGGCGAAGTTTTCGCTCGGCACACCCACCGAAGGCGAGCATCGCGAAGAGGTGTTTGTACGCGTCGGAAAGTATGGCCCATTTATCGAACAAGGCGAGCGACGCGGTTCGATCCCCGATGGCTTAGCCCCCGACGAAATGAACATGGAAAAGGCACTCGAATTGATCGAGCAAAGCCAAGTCGAAGACGAACCAATCGGCATCCACCCCGAAACACAAAAGCCGATCTACGTCAAAGTCGGACGCTTCGGACCCTATATCCAACTCGGCGAAAATGACGACGAGGAAAAACGAAATCAATCGCTGTTGCAAGGCATGGAAGTCGCCGATTTGACGCTGGAAATGGCCTGTAAGTTGTTGGAGCTACCACGCACGTTGGGTGTGAATCCGGAGAACAACGAGCCCGTACAAGCGTTCGATGGCCGCTATGGACCCTACGTGAAATGCGAAAAGGAAACGCGCTCCTTACCCGCCGGAGTATCGCCACTCGAAGTCACCTTTGACGAAGCGATCGCACTGCTGAAGCAACCGAAAACAAGAGGTCGCCGCGGAGCACCGAAAGAGCCGCTGCGGATGTTCGAAAAGCCGTCTCCAATCACCGAACAAGAGGTCAAAATCTTGGACGGACGCTTCGGGCCGTATGTCACCGATGGCGAAACAAATGCGTCGTTGCGCAAAGGAATGGAACCGAAAGAGATGACGTTCGAAGCGGCACTCGACCTGCTAGCCGAACGAGCTGCGAAGGGGCCAACCAAGAAAAAGAAGAAAAAGAAGGCAGCGAAAAAGAAGACGGCAAAGAAAGCGACGAAAAAGAAAGCGGCCAAGAAAAAAACCACCAAAAAGAAAGGCGTTGTAAAAAAAGGGACAGTCAAAAAAGGGTAG
- a CDS encoding Gfo/Idh/MocA family protein yields MGVNSRGAEHIRGFLHDPRTEIRAIVDPDEEVGQKRVTEIADKQGVRPEFFKDIRDALEMKGIDIVSSATPNHWHALMGIWAMQAGKDVYIEKPICHNIHEGQALVATAAKYGRQCQTEADGMLSREYRKGFEVPAANKVSFDLLHVNVTLWERNRDACRSELVKNHIVDFMGDHHATIQVC; encoded by the coding sequence GTGGGCGTCAACAGTCGTGGAGCCGAACACATTCGTGGATTTCTCCATGATCCACGAACCGAGATTCGTGCGATCGTTGATCCGGATGAGGAGGTAGGCCAAAAAAGGGTTACTGAAATCGCCGACAAACAAGGCGTTCGGCCGGAGTTTTTCAAAGACATCCGTGATGCGTTAGAGATGAAGGGCATCGATATCGTCAGCTCGGCTACGCCCAACCATTGGCACGCCTTGATGGGAATTTGGGCGATGCAGGCTGGGAAAGACGTATACATCGAAAAGCCGATTTGCCACAACATACACGAGGGACAGGCCTTGGTTGCAACGGCAGCCAAATATGGTCGCCAATGCCAAACCGAAGCCGATGGGATGTTGAGTCGTGAATATCGAAAAGGTTTCGAAGTTCCCGCAGCGAATAAGGTTTCGTTTGACCTACTTCATGTGAACGTCACGCTGTGGGAACGGAATCGAGATGCCTGCCGCTCTGAACTCGTTAAGAATCATATTGTTGATTTCATGGGTGACCATCACGCGACGATCCAGGTTTGCTAG
- a CDS encoding mechanosensitive ion channel domain-containing protein: MFVRLRQLTWFSKSSLLVWIIGVMAVGGPPWTIAEAQRSELQPPPEATLPTENRSASESPASESPAPETNGPETIGADRSADAAITLEDIKKGSAQVEGNSDLDDALKASLQEIYRQAEQNIQAAETSKQNQAKFVAMADDVSGQTQAVKDKLNKPQKSSTLEVDGETSIEVIKQQLAAKKVELASAVQADGEWSAERTRRQKRIAEIPVEQLAVDQKLEQVKEQLSRSAPANETPLQTETRISLLRSQLQSLEARKQELVAEQGAYAATTDLLPLQIQLANQKTNQLKETTKKLEAILVERQESKAANTIDDLTAKLSNTPGPLLPLAERNIEIARQNQILVSKLSEATKLLADAQESFVEVKAAKTTSQERLGTVGLTDALGIILREKRAEFEELRTKFRPLPDLREKTQQYQINAFELEDDLAHVREQIESLQVDDGEGSNPNQEEIELWDQRRELLIDTLDTQNTLLQIMLNADTQRRQLRMVIDDYIEFVDQNLFWIRSAPAFSVMEIGRLVPASAWLLNPSHWSSVWRHLIAGAKHQPISSILALLMTLGLIGYRSRLKQGILETGAEASTFHATFLATAKSLGYSIALAFQWPIVFAFIGWLLLISNGTDPLIRGLGMGFVVTAIYVASRELIKDVCRDNGLADSHFGWDKAIRSLLRLHLRWYTAVGGILIFLMIVYHECPDVQWRISVTRITSVFLFGVTALFHHCILSPKSPIYVQARREHPDSVSYRWRRVIWLVATGLPIVFALFALSGYLETAFSLGRLLQTSVLMLVLLLLLTALTFRALSLHYRDVARSQAIERREKRLAATPNAAGEGLASDIGIELEEEEAADLPTLDRNTRQLIYVTSAAITLFSLAYVWSDVLPAINILDRAVFFEVSTGERVEEISLRTLVYVIVTIVGAMFAAKNLPSFLELLILSRTSLDSGARYAMTTIFRYIVITIATIAVLNLLWIPWTQLGWLLAAASVGLGFGMQEIVANFVCGLILLVERPVRVGDIVTIDDTTGVVSRIQMRATTVTNWDRKEFIVPNKTLITDKLLNWSLTNVVNRVTINIGVDYESDTRQVQAILIRITDEHPDVMDDPAPVINFDSFGDSSLNFVVRFYLANLDRRVMVTHEINNMILNEFRAAGISIPFPQRDVHMK, from the coding sequence ATGTTCGTTCGCTTGCGTCAGCTTACGTGGTTTTCGAAATCGTCGCTTCTTGTTTGGATCATCGGCGTGATGGCCGTAGGCGGTCCGCCATGGACGATCGCTGAGGCGCAGCGATCAGAATTGCAACCCCCGCCGGAAGCGACGCTGCCTACGGAAAATCGCAGTGCCTCCGAATCGCCTGCCTCCGAATCGCCAGCACCCGAAACAAATGGCCCCGAAACGATTGGTGCTGATCGTTCTGCCGACGCTGCGATCACGCTCGAAGATATCAAGAAAGGCTCCGCCCAAGTCGAAGGCAACTCGGATTTGGATGATGCATTGAAGGCCTCACTTCAAGAAATCTATCGCCAAGCCGAACAGAATATCCAGGCGGCGGAGACCAGCAAACAGAACCAAGCTAAGTTTGTTGCGATGGCGGACGACGTTAGCGGACAAACCCAAGCGGTCAAAGACAAACTCAACAAGCCTCAAAAATCATCCACTCTCGAGGTTGACGGAGAAACGTCGATTGAGGTGATCAAACAGCAGTTAGCTGCCAAGAAAGTGGAATTAGCGTCGGCTGTACAAGCGGATGGCGAATGGTCAGCCGAACGGACACGCCGACAAAAACGAATCGCTGAAATCCCCGTTGAGCAATTGGCGGTCGATCAAAAATTGGAACAGGTCAAGGAGCAACTCTCGCGATCTGCACCAGCCAACGAAACGCCACTTCAAACGGAAACGCGAATCAGCCTACTTCGTTCACAACTTCAATCGCTGGAAGCAAGAAAACAAGAGTTGGTGGCCGAGCAAGGGGCCTACGCCGCGACCACCGATCTTTTGCCACTCCAAATTCAATTGGCAAATCAGAAAACCAATCAGCTGAAGGAAACGACCAAGAAGCTCGAAGCGATATTAGTGGAGCGTCAGGAAAGCAAAGCTGCGAATACGATCGATGATTTAACCGCCAAACTTTCCAATACCCCCGGGCCGCTATTGCCGCTAGCAGAACGGAATATTGAAATCGCCCGCCAAAATCAAATTTTGGTCAGCAAGCTATCCGAAGCTACGAAGCTGCTTGCGGACGCTCAAGAAAGCTTTGTGGAAGTCAAAGCTGCAAAGACAACGTCGCAGGAACGCCTCGGGACGGTTGGCTTAACCGATGCGCTCGGAATCATCTTAAGAGAGAAACGGGCTGAATTCGAAGAGTTGCGAACGAAATTTCGCCCCTTGCCCGACTTGCGAGAAAAAACTCAGCAGTACCAGATCAATGCGTTCGAACTGGAAGACGACCTAGCCCATGTTCGAGAGCAGATCGAATCTTTACAAGTCGACGATGGCGAAGGCTCCAACCCGAATCAGGAAGAAATCGAATTATGGGACCAGCGTCGAGAACTGCTTATCGACACGCTCGATACTCAGAATACGCTATTGCAGATCATGCTAAACGCGGATACCCAGCGGCGGCAGTTGCGAATGGTCATCGACGATTACATCGAGTTTGTCGATCAAAACTTGTTCTGGATTCGTAGCGCACCGGCGTTCTCTGTCATGGAGATCGGACGACTTGTTCCTGCGTCCGCTTGGCTGCTGAACCCCTCGCATTGGTCTTCGGTATGGCGACATCTGATCGCTGGTGCGAAACACCAACCGATTTCATCGATCCTTGCGCTGCTGATGACCCTCGGTTTGATCGGCTATCGTTCAAGACTAAAGCAGGGGATTTTGGAGACCGGGGCGGAGGCGTCGACCTTCCATGCGACGTTCTTGGCAACCGCTAAATCGTTAGGGTACAGTATCGCTTTGGCCTTTCAATGGCCCATTGTATTCGCATTCATTGGATGGTTGTTGCTGATCTCAAACGGCACGGATCCGCTGATTCGCGGCCTCGGAATGGGTTTTGTCGTCACGGCAATCTATGTGGCATCGCGTGAATTGATCAAGGATGTTTGCCGCGACAATGGATTAGCGGACAGCCATTTTGGTTGGGACAAAGCGATCCGCTCCTTGCTAAGATTGCACTTGCGATGGTATACGGCAGTCGGTGGTATTTTGATTTTTCTTATGATCGTCTACCACGAATGTCCTGATGTCCAATGGCGAATTAGCGTGACTCGTATCACTTCGGTTTTTTTGTTTGGGGTGACTGCGCTGTTCCATCATTGTATCCTTTCGCCGAAGAGTCCGATCTATGTGCAGGCTCGCCGCGAACATCCTGATTCGGTCTCTTATCGATGGCGTCGAGTGATATGGCTTGTTGCGACCGGCTTGCCAATCGTGTTTGCCCTCTTTGCGTTATCGGGATACTTAGAAACCGCATTCTCGCTCGGTCGGCTATTGCAGACATCGGTGTTGATGTTGGTGCTACTACTTCTGCTGACCGCCTTAACGTTTCGTGCCTTGAGTTTGCATTACCGCGATGTGGCCCGCAGCCAAGCCATTGAGCGACGGGAAAAGAGGTTAGCAGCGACACCGAATGCCGCTGGCGAAGGATTGGCCAGTGACATCGGGATTGAGCTCGAGGAAGAAGAGGCCGCTGATTTGCCGACTCTTGATCGAAATACGCGGCAATTGATCTACGTTACCTCTGCGGCCATCACTTTGTTCTCCCTGGCCTACGTTTGGAGCGATGTCCTACCGGCAATCAATATTTTAGACCGGGCGGTCTTTTTTGAAGTCAGTACAGGGGAACGAGTTGAAGAGATTTCGCTGCGAACGCTTGTGTATGTGATTGTCACGATCGTCGGTGCCATGTTTGCCGCCAAGAATTTGCCGAGTTTTTTGGAACTGTTGATCCTTTCGCGTACCTCGCTCGATAGCGGGGCTCGTTATGCAATGACAACGATTTTTCGATACATCGTTATCACAATCGCGACCATTGCGGTGCTCAATCTGCTTTGGATTCCCTGGACCCAGCTTGGTTGGCTGCTCGCTGCGGCATCGGTCGGCTTGGGCTTTGGAATGCAAGAGATCGTCGCCAACTTCGTGTGCGGCTTGATTCTATTGGTCGAACGCCCTGTACGAGTTGGCGACATCGTTACGATCGATGACACCACTGGCGTTGTCTCGCGAATTCAAATGCGGGCTACGACGGTCACGAATTGGGACCGCAAAGAGTTTATCGTTCCCAATAAAACGCTCATCACCGACAAACTACTCAATTGGTCGCTAACCAACGTCGTCAACCGCGTGACAATCAATATTGGTGTCGACTATGAAAGCGATACGAGACAAGTGCAAGCAATCCTGATTCGGATTACCGACGAGCACCCCGATGTCATGGACGACCCTGCCCCCGTTATCAATTTTGATTCCTTTGGCGACAGTTCGTTAAACTTTGTCGTTCGGTTCTACCTAGCAAACCTGGATCGTCGCGTGATGGTCACCCATGAAATCAACAATATGATTCTTAACGAGTTCAGAGCGGCAGGCATCTCGATTCCGTTCCCACAGCGTGACGTTCACATGAAGTAG
- a CDS encoding deoxyhypusine synthase family protein gives MNVSEFLERNFKHFNAREVLSAAKSYRQFVSAEGNGKMMVTLAGAMSTGELGISLAEMIRRDKVHAITCTAANLEEDVFNLVAHDEYRIIEDWRALSVADEVALRDQGFNRVTDTCIPETVMRHIESKLLVLWQKAAEEQAMRMPADFMFDLLDDDDLVQHYQIPRENSWLAAAKDAGIPVIVPGFEDSTLGNIFAARVYEGKVANHQAICSGTMQMERLIHWYKDTSPNNPIGFFQVGGGIAGDFPICVVPLMMQDLKLDIPLWAYFCQISDAVTSFGGYSGAVPNEKITWCKLEPEAPKFMIQSDASIVAPLIFAYVMEM, from the coding sequence GTGAACGTATCTGAGTTTTTAGAGAGAAATTTCAAACATTTCAATGCTCGCGAAGTGCTGAGTGCGGCCAAGAGTTATCGGCAATTCGTTTCTGCCGAGGGCAATGGGAAAATGATGGTCACGCTCGCTGGTGCGATGAGTACCGGGGAATTGGGGATTTCGCTAGCGGAAATGATCCGTCGGGATAAGGTTCACGCCATCACCTGTACGGCGGCAAATTTAGAAGAAGACGTCTTTAACCTCGTCGCTCATGACGAGTATCGGATCATCGAAGATTGGCGGGCGCTCTCGGTCGCAGACGAGGTGGCACTCCGCGATCAAGGCTTCAACCGCGTGACCGACACGTGTATCCCTGAAACCGTGATGCGGCATATCGAGAGTAAACTGCTGGTGCTATGGCAAAAGGCGGCGGAAGAACAGGCGATGCGAATGCCTGCCGATTTCATGTTTGACCTGCTCGATGATGACGACTTGGTCCAGCACTACCAAATTCCTCGAGAAAACAGTTGGCTCGCTGCCGCCAAAGATGCGGGCATTCCCGTCATTGTCCCTGGCTTCGAAGACTCGACACTTGGCAACATCTTTGCCGCTCGCGTGTACGAAGGAAAAGTGGCCAACCACCAAGCAATCTGTTCGGGCACGATGCAGATGGAACGGCTCATCCACTGGTACAAGGATACCTCGCCAAATAATCCGATCGGGTTCTTTCAAGTAGGCGGTGGGATTGCTGGCGATTTCCCGATTTGTGTCGTCCCCTTGATGATGCAAGACCTAAAACTCGACATCCCGCTGTGGGCATACTTCTGTCAAATTAGTGACGCGGTCACTAGCTTCGGTGGCTATAGTGGTGCGGTGCCGAACGAGAAAATCACATGGTGCAAACTTGAACCAGAAGCTCCCAAATTTATGATCCAAAGTGATGCCTCGATCGTCGCTCCGTTGATCTTTGCTTACGTTATGGAAATGTAA